A window of Nitrosopumilus sp. contains these coding sequences:
- the uvrB gene encoding excinuclease ABC subunit UvrB: MKRALHFELVSEYGPTGDQPQAIDTLVEGVKKGSVQTLLGVTGSGKTFSIANVIARTGKNTLVISHNKTLAAQLYSELKQFFPKNNVGYFVSYYDYYQPESYLPQTDTYIEKDTQINEKIEKLRLEATAMLLSDEPTIIVSTVSCIYSLGNPQDWKDLAIMINTGDIIKRNEIIRKLIDARYERNDTEVAPGNFRVKGDTIDVTPAYSEDIVRISMFGDEIEKIILLDHVSLKEKKNLSQMKIFPAKHYLIAKDVREMAVKSIKEELEKRLPELNELEKQRLEMRTKYDLEMIEELGYCSGIENYSRHFDGRKSGEKAFCLMDFFGDDYLLVIDESHVTLPQLHGMYKGDHSRKNELVTYGFRLPSAFDNRPLKFEEFEDYIKNTIFVSATPSEYERKISSTIAEQLVRPTGLLDPKIEVRPTKDQMDDLIKEIQKRSTHSERVLVTTLTKRMAEDLAEYLSKKQVRVRYMHSEIEGLQRTEIIRQLRLGEFDVLVGINLLREGLDIPEVSLVAILDADKEGFLRNFTSLIQTCGRAARNVNGTVIMYANNITQSMKNTIDETNRRREKQIRYNKEHHITPRTIIKSVPEQETVLDDSKLKSVHDLAADIIDLDAQMKKYSEDLDFEKAIECRDRIKRIEKEIKYKDGRE; encoded by the coding sequence TTGAAACGAGCATTACATTTTGAATTAGTATCTGAATATGGGCCCACAGGCGATCAACCTCAGGCAATTGATACGCTAGTTGAAGGTGTAAAGAAGGGGTCAGTTCAGACATTGTTAGGTGTAACTGGAAGTGGCAAAACATTCTCAATTGCTAATGTTATCGCAAGGACGGGAAAAAACACACTAGTCATATCTCATAACAAAACTCTAGCAGCTCAACTGTATTCGGAATTAAAGCAATTTTTTCCTAAAAACAATGTAGGTTATTTTGTATCATACTATGATTATTACCAGCCTGAAAGTTACTTGCCCCAGACTGATACATACATTGAAAAAGATACTCAAATTAATGAGAAAATTGAAAAATTGAGATTAGAGGCAACTGCTATGTTGTTATCTGATGAACCTACTATCATTGTCTCTACCGTGTCTTGCATTTACTCGCTTGGAAATCCACAAGATTGGAAAGATCTTGCAATCATGATCAATACTGGTGATATAATAAAACGAAACGAGATTATTCGAAAACTCATTGATGCAAGATATGAACGAAATGACACTGAAGTTGCACCTGGAAATTTTCGAGTTAAAGGAGATACCATTGATGTCACACCTGCATATTCTGAAGATATTGTAAGAATTTCCATGTTTGGTGATGAGATTGAAAAAATTATCTTGCTTGATCATGTTTCATTAAAAGAAAAAAAAAATTTATCTCAAATGAAAATTTTCCCTGCAAAGCATTATCTAATTGCAAAAGATGTTAGGGAAATGGCTGTCAAATCTATCAAAGAAGAGTTAGAAAAAAGACTTCCTGAATTAAATGAATTAGAAAAACAAAGACTAGAGATGAGAACAAAATATGACTTAGAGATGATTGAGGAATTAGGTTATTGTTCTGGAATTGAAAATTATTCAAGGCATTTTGATGGTCGAAAGTCTGGAGAAAAGGCATTTTGTTTGATGGATTTTTTTGGAGATGATTATCTTTTGGTAATTGATGAATCTCATGTTACTTTACCTCAACTTCATGGGATGTACAAGGGTGATCATTCAAGAAAAAATGAATTGGTCACATATGGATTTAGATTACCAAGTGCATTTGATAACCGCCCTCTAAAATTTGAGGAATTTGAAGATTATATTAAAAATACTATTTTTGTATCAGCTACTCCTTCAGAATATGAGCGAAAAATCTCATCGACTATTGCAGAGCAACTAGTCCGCCCAACTGGCTTGCTTGATCCAAAAATTGAGGTTAGACCAACAAAAGATCAAATGGATGATTTGATCAAAGAAATTCAGAAAAGATCCACTCACTCTGAACGTGTTTTAGTTACTACTCTTACCAAAAGAATGGCTGAAGACTTAGCAGAGTATTTGTCAAAAAAGCAAGTCAGAGTGAGATACATGCACTCTGAGATTGAAGGACTGCAACGAACTGAGATAATCAGACAGTTGAGACTGGGAGAATTTGATGTTCTAGTTGGAATCAATTTGCTTAGAGAAGGACTAGATATACCCGAAGTTTCTCTAGTTGCAATTTTGGACGCAGACAAGGAAGGGTTTTTGAGAAATTTCACCAGTCTAATTCAAACATGTGGTCGTGCTGCAAGAAATGTAAATGGCACTGTAATAATGTATGCCAATAATATTACTCAATCCATGAAAAACACTATTGATGAGACTAATCGTCGTAGAGAAAAACAAATTCGATATAACAAAGAACATCACATTACTCCTAGGACAATTATTAAGTCAGTTCCTGAACAAGAAACCGTATTAGATGATTCAAAATTAAAATCTGTTCATGATCTTGCTGCTGATATTATTGATCTTGATGCACAAATGAAAAAATACTCTGAAGATTTAGACTTTGAAAAAGCAATAGAGTGTAGAGACAGAATTAAAAGAATAGAAAAGGAGATTAAATACAAAGATGGCCGAGAATAA
- a CDS encoding pyridoxamine 5'-phosphate oxidase family protein, translating to MQLIGILQIKSHQKIKEFLDQEHVGRISSIDENGYPQIIPMNFVYLNNSIYMHSHVKGEKIKNIRQNSKVGFEVDRELEFLPSYFEDPKNASLADTLYISVVIKGKASIVINKEEKAIALNGLMEKYQPEGKYEPIQPTMKILDAVAVIKVIPDSLYGKYKIGQHMAVENRINLAKKILAKNSPTSKETLKIMGFEITKNGLEMFDEPIW from the coding sequence TTGCAACTGATTGGAATTTTACAAATAAAGTCTCATCAAAAAATTAAGGAATTTCTGGATCAAGAGCATGTAGGGCGAATTTCTAGTATTGATGAGAACGGATATCCTCAAATAATTCCGATGAATTTTGTCTATCTAAATAATTCTATATACATGCATTCTCATGTAAAAGGAGAAAAGATCAAAAATATCCGTCAAAACAGCAAAGTTGGATTTGAAGTTGACAGAGAATTAGAATTTTTACCTTCTTATTTTGAAGATCCAAAAAATGCATCACTTGCAGATACGTTATACATTAGTGTTGTAATTAAAGGAAAAGCATCCATTGTCATAAATAAAGAAGAAAAAGCAATTGCTCTAAATGGCCTTATGGAAAAATATCAGCCAGAGGGGAAATATGAACCAATACAGCCCACCATGAAAATTTTAGATGCGGTTGCAGTAATCAAAGTTATTCCAGACTCTCTCTATGGAAAATACAAAATTGGACAGCATATGGCTGTCGAAAATAGAATAAATCTTGCAAAAAAAATACTTGCTAAAAACTCTCCTACTTCAAAAGAGACTTTAAAAATTATGGGTTTTGAGATAACTAAAAATGGATTGGAAATGTTTGACGAGCCAATATGGTAA
- a CDS encoding LLM class flavin-dependent oxidoreductase has product MYLTQNKLKFGIQNGLNVARAGYTEDQILTACMLADKTGYDSIFYMDHTNVPQWKNATVLDPWVMLSAIAAVTNNVELGTCVTDAIRRHPSNIALAAITLDRISKGRAILGIGAGEAQNLKEFCIPFEKPVSKWAEQIEVIHTLYKSTPDNTVDYKGKYYQLEGACLQAPPIRKPHPPTYMASGGKRTLELTGKLGDGWLPIGYTPELFEDHAAQIKDSMNKNNRTQEEKDNFQYALDIDVYFSEDAEESWAKMKEAVKVSLFKPEILRVHGLKEIEGFDFVKYFTEYSMSDQSWIVKMREAATKIPDKVARSSTAVGTPEDIIPTFERFMDAGVNHFVIRFWGKNYFGSIDKFASHVMPALREKSKK; this is encoded by the coding sequence ATGTACTTGACTCAAAATAAGCTGAAATTTGGTATACAAAACGGGTTAAATGTTGCAAGAGCCGGCTATACTGAAGACCAAATTCTAACAGCTTGTATGCTTGCTGATAAAACTGGATATGATTCAATTTTCTATATGGATCATACCAATGTCCCTCAATGGAAAAATGCAACTGTCTTAGACCCATGGGTAATGTTATCTGCAATTGCTGCAGTTACAAATAACGTTGAATTAGGAACTTGTGTTACCGATGCAATCCGAAGACATCCATCAAATATTGCATTGGCTGCAATTACTCTTGATCGAATTTCAAAGGGAAGGGCAATACTTGGAATTGGTGCAGGTGAAGCTCAAAATCTAAAAGAATTTTGCATTCCATTTGAAAAACCAGTTTCAAAATGGGCAGAACAAATTGAAGTTATTCATACGTTATACAAATCTACTCCTGATAATACTGTGGATTACAAAGGAAAATATTATCAACTTGAAGGTGCATGTTTGCAGGCTCCTCCAATTAGAAAACCACATCCACCAACTTACATGGCATCTGGTGGCAAGAGAACTCTCGAATTAACTGGAAAACTTGGTGATGGATGGTTACCAATTGGCTATACTCCTGAGCTCTTTGAAGATCATGCTGCTCAAATTAAAGATTCTATGAACAAAAACAACAGGACTCAAGAAGAAAAAGATAATTTCCAATATGCACTTGACATTGATGTCTATTTCTCAGAAGATGCAGAGGAATCATGGGCAAAAATGAAGGAAGCAGTTAAAGTTAGTTTGTTTAAACCAGAAATCCTAAGAGTGCATGGATTAAAAGAGATTGAAGGATTTGATTTTGTAAAGTACTTTACAGAATATTCCATGTCTGATCAAAGTTGGATTGTAAAAATGAGGGAAGCTGCAACAAAAATCCCTGACAAAGTTGCACGTTCATCTACTGCAGTAGGAACTCCTGAAGATATTATTCCAACATTTGAGAGATTCATGGATGCCGGTGTTAACCATTTTGTAATTAGATTCTGGGGCAAGAACTATTTTGGCTCTATTGATAAATTTGCGAGTCATGTAATGCCTGCATTAAGAGAAAAATCTAAAAAATAA
- a CDS encoding iron-containing alcohol dehydrogenase yields the protein MNTVRIPKVINFGEDALGKTEYPKNALIVTTVPPELSDKWIARMGIKDYMLHDQVKPEPSIDDVNTVISKFKDKNPSVLIGLGGGSSMDVVKYAAPEMKKEKILIPTTFGTGAEMTTYCVLKFDGKKKLLREDRFLADMAVVDSYFLEGTPQQVINSSVCDACAQATEGYDSKLGNDLTRTLCKQAFEILYDAIMNDKPENYPYGSMLSGMGFGNCSTTLGHALSYVFSNEGIPHGYSLSSCTTVAHKHNKSIFYDRFKEAMAKLGFDKLDLKADVSEAADTVMTDRGHLDPNPIPISKDDVIKCLEDIKAGNL from the coding sequence ATGAATACAGTACGCATTCCAAAAGTTATCAACTTTGGAGAAGATGCACTTGGTAAAACAGAGTACCCTAAAAATGCCCTGATTGTAACAACCGTTCCACCAGAGCTTTCTGACAAATGGATTGCAAGAATGGGAATTAAGGACTACATGTTACATGATCAAGTAAAACCTGAACCATCAATCGATGATGTCAATACTGTGATTTCAAAATTCAAAGACAAAAACCCATCTGTTCTAATTGGATTAGGTGGTGGAAGTTCTATGGATGTGGTAAAATATGCTGCACCAGAGATGAAAAAAGAAAAGATCTTAATTCCAACAACATTTGGAACTGGAGCTGAAATGACAACGTATTGTGTTTTGAAGTTTGATGGAAAAAAGAAATTGTTACGTGAAGATAGATTCCTAGCTGATATGGCAGTTGTTGATTCCTATTTCTTAGAAGGAACTCCGCAACAAGTCATAAACAGCTCTGTCTGTGATGCATGTGCTCAAGCTACCGAAGGCTATGATAGCAAACTTGGTAATGACTTGACAAGGACTCTTTGCAAACAAGCGTTTGAGATTCTCTATGATGCCATTATGAATGACAAACCAGAAAACTATCCTTATGGATCAATGTTATCTGGAATGGGATTTGGTAATTGCTCTACTACATTAGGACATGCTTTGTCCTATGTATTCTCAAACGAAGGTATACCTCATGGATATTCATTATCCTCTTGTACCACTGTTGCACATAAACATAACAAGTCAATCTTCTATGATAGATTCAAAGAAGCTATGGCAAAACTTGGTTTTGACAAATTAGACCTCAAAGCTGATGTTTCTGAAGCTGCAGACACTGTAATGACTGATAGAGGCCATTTGGATCCAAATCCAATCCCAATATCAAAAGACGACGTCATTAAATGTCTTGAAGATATCAAAGCAGGTAATTTGTAA